In Methanomicrobium antiquum, one DNA window encodes the following:
- a CDS encoding polymer-forming cytoskeletal protein: MEKGAKDWLWQCTIPEGTELQEHTLKTKRSIIIGDKCRIDYGLVGDEILISEFCQINGNISTENDLRIDNWSEVTGDVISQGDAFIGEGVRIKGRVKILGDLDLGDNVIIDSGFEAKGWISIRNPLPVITYIMLYLITLLGLEKEEDINSFFQKLFSEDEEEEKGLPLIIPPNSTLNMEVFSVQSPMKIGPKCRFHGNIRANSAVIESENVIFGSISSEKDIKISKGTVIHGAVSSVLGDIEIESGVHILGDVKCHSLSLDEEAVIDGTIKAPGGVKILRKK, from the coding sequence ATGGAAAAAGGAGCAAAAGACTGGTTATGGCAGTGTACAATTCCGGAAGGGACAGAACTTCAGGAACACACTTTAAAGACAAAAAGAAGCATCATTATTGGAGATAAGTGCAGGATTGATTACGGCCTTGTCGGGGACGAGATTCTAATCAGTGAATTCTGTCAGATTAACGGGAATATATCTACAGAAAATGATTTAAGAATTGATAACTGGTCAGAAGTAACAGGTGATGTAATATCACAGGGCGATGCGTTCATTGGCGAAGGTGTCAGGATAAAGGGCCGTGTAAAAATTCTCGGAGATCTTGACCTAGGTGACAATGTTATAATCGACAGCGGTTTTGAGGCAAAAGGGTGGATTTCGATTAGAAATCCTCTTCCAGTAATCACCTACATAATGCTTTATCTGATAACACTTCTTGGTCTTGAAAAAGAAGAAGACATAAATTCCTTTTTCCAAAAACTCTTCTCTGAAGATGAAGAAGAGGAAAAAGGCCTGCCTTTGATTATTCCACCCAATTCCACATTAAATATGGAGGTATTTTCTGTCCAGAGCCCTATGAAAATCGGCCCGAAATGCAGATTCCATGGAAACATACGTGCAAATTCTGCAGTTATAGAATCTGAAAATGTGATCTTTGGCAGTATTTCTTCTGAAAAAGACATTAAAATAAGTAAAGGGACAGTAATACACGGGGCAGTGAGTTCAGTTTTGGGGGATATTGAAATTGAAAGCGGAGTTCATATTCTTGGTGATGTAAAATGCCATAGTCTTTCACTTGATGAAGAGGCAGTAATAGATGGAACTATAAAAGCGCCGGGCGGTGTAAAAATTTTGAGGAAAAAATGA
- the fdhD gene encoding formate dehydrogenase accessory sulfurtransferase FdhD: MTGNSAEYIEDPVAIEGKVTIYVNNEPVTVQIASISDLKELGAGYVISEGISDEIISVDAEYDNIYVYAKNPTYNSREVCSAGGTGFFTNPKKVASDIKITSENVSLATEEIISDVWKQTGGVHCSVLFKEGKVICKMSDVGRHNTLDKIIGYATLNKINCSECYIGCTGRQPSGMVRKCANAQIPVIISKAASTISGINTAEISGITLICFTRGNRYTVYSHPERITGFI; encoded by the coding sequence GTGACTGGAAATTCAGCTGAATATATTGAGGATCCGGTTGCAATAGAAGGAAAAGTAACAATATATGTGAATAATGAACCAGTAACCGTTCAAATTGCAAGCATTTCGGATTTAAAGGAGCTTGGCGCAGGCTACGTAATATCAGAGGGTATATCTGATGAGATAATTTCTGTTGACGCTGAATATGACAATATCTACGTTTATGCAAAAAATCCCACATATAATTCAAGAGAAGTCTGTTCAGCAGGAGGAACCGGTTTTTTTACAAACCCAAAAAAAGTTGCTTCAGATATTAAAATAACTTCAGAGAATGTGTCTTTGGCAACAGAAGAAATTATATCTGATGTCTGGAAACAGACAGGCGGAGTTCACTGTTCTGTCCTCTTTAAAGAAGGAAAAGTCATCTGCAAGATGTCTGATGTCGGACGCCACAATACTCTTGACAAAATAATAGGATATGCGACACTAAACAAAATTAACTGCAGTGAATGCTATATAGGATGCACTGGAAGACAGCCATCAGGAATGGTTAGAAAATGTGCAAACGCCCAGATTCCAGTTATTATTTCAAAAGCCGCATCAACTATAAGCGGTATAAACACTGCAGAAATTTCAGGAATCACACTCATATGCTTTACAAGGGGAAACAGATATACCGTATATTCTCATCCTGAAAGAATAACAGGTTTTATTTAA
- a CDS encoding LL-diaminopimelate aminotransferase, giving the protein MYAKRLDNLPPYLFAQIDKLKAQKRSEGVDVIDFGVGDPDLPTPKHIVDSLCDAARDPATHHYPDYTGMIEYREAVSEWYKKRFGVSFDAKTEVLALIGSKEGIAHVPEAFVNPGDYVLATDPGYPVYKTSTLFSEGILHELPIKEENDFLPELDKIPKDVLKKAKLMFFGYPNNPTAAIAPLSFYEEVVEFAKENNIVAVHDNAYSEISFDGYKAPSFMQVDGAKEVGMEMHSLSKTYNMTGWRLGMAVGGEELIAGLGRVKTNVDSGAFDAIQRAGITALTSSQQCVADACNIYQERRDTLVAGLRSLGFDVPSPKATFYVWMKVSDSMKFAEKMLNEAGIVVTPGVGFGKSGDGYVRFAITRDVERIKEAIDRMRGLDF; this is encoded by the coding sequence ATGTACGCAAAACGCCTGGATAATCTTCCACCGTATCTTTTTGCACAGATTGATAAATTAAAGGCTCAAAAGAGGTCAGAAGGCGTAGATGTAATCGATTTTGGCGTAGGAGATCCTGATCTTCCAACACCAAAACATATTGTTGATTCGCTATGTGATGCCGCACGTGACCCTGCGACTCATCATTATCCTGATTATACAGGAATGATTGAATACCGTGAGGCAGTAAGTGAATGGTACAAAAAAAGGTTTGGCGTTAGTTTTGATGCAAAGACTGAAGTTCTTGCATTGATTGGTTCAAAAGAAGGAATTGCACATGTGCCTGAGGCTTTTGTAAATCCGGGTGATTATGTACTTGCAACAGACCCCGGATATCCTGTATATAAGACATCAACCTTGTTCTCAGAAGGAATACTTCATGAACTTCCAATAAAAGAGGAGAATGATTTCCTTCCTGAACTTGACAAAATTCCAAAGGATGTTTTGAAAAAAGCCAAACTGATGTTTTTTGGATATCCCAATAATCCTACTGCGGCGATTGCACCTCTTTCATTTTACGAAGAGGTTGTTGAGTTTGCAAAAGAGAATAATATCGTAGCAGTGCATGACAATGCCTACTCTGAGATTTCCTTTGACGGCTATAAAGCACCTTCATTTATGCAGGTGGACGGAGCAAAAGAGGTTGGTATGGAGATGCATTCTCTCTCAAAGACCTACAATATGACAGGATGGCGTCTTGGAATGGCAGTTGGCGGAGAAGAGTTGATTGCCGGTCTTGGGCGTGTAAAGACCAATGTTGATTCCGGTGCATTTGATGCAATTCAAAGAGCAGGAATTACTGCTCTTACATCATCACAGCAGTGTGTTGCAGATGCCTGTAATATTTATCAGGAGAGGCGTGATACGCTTGTTGCAGGACTTCGCAGTCTTGGGTTTGATGTACCTTCACCAAAAGCCACATTCTATGTCTGGATGAAGGTTTCAGACAGTATGAAGTTTGCCGAAAAGATGCTAAACGAAGCTGGAATTGTAGTGACACCAGGTGTAGGATTTGGAAAGAGTGGTGACGGATATGTCAGATTTGCAATCACTCGTGATGTTGAAAGAATAAAAGAGGCAATTGATCGTATGAGGGGGCTTGATTTTTAA
- a CDS encoding DUF1894 domain-containing protein gives MNRCVNKLRAEILEEEIFPEAAVEYIKSNTSEVYEIPEGFTLKGITILGESPLYLGLKVKKKEIIFYFKKPCFGTYLMKIKGNEDDFAKIRAEGKRIEN, from the coding sequence ATGAACAGATGTGTCAATAAACTAAGAGCTGAGATTTTAGAAGAAGAAATCTTTCCAGAGGCCGCTGTAGAATACATTAAATCCAACACATCCGAAGTATACGAAATACCCGAAGGCTTTACACTAAAAGGGATTACAATTCTTGGAGAGTCCCCCCTTTATCTGGGACTGAAGGTTAAGAAAAAAGAGATTATTTTTTACTTTAAAAAACCCTGTTTTGGAACATATTTAATGAAAATTAAAGGAAATGAAGACGATTTTGCAAAGATAAGAGCTGAAGGAAAAAGAATAGAGAATTAA
- a CDS encoding U32 family peptidase produces the protein MLNDEDNFQIPELLAPAGSIEALYAGVSSGADAVYLSGRKFGARRFAKNFSDDELKYAIEFCHSRGVFVYVTLNTLIADDEMSDALKEMLYYYTIGADAVLVQDTGLLKATSECIPNLTLHASTQMTITTTAGAVWACRKKLQRVVLARELSADEVTSIKKNSFECSPELEIFAHGALCYCYSGQCFFSSFLGGRSGNRGMCAQPCRKKYMLMSGKRDKFSGFQDLVNVPAKGEYLLSPRDLCLYDRLDEAVLSHVKSLKIEGRMKSADYVALSVSVYRKALDEIKSGRWEKSPVEKEKLNFAYNRLFSVGYLLGQTGSFLMSYDRPDNRGVFLGTVVSCNKKTKRTHLKLNGSLEPQTGDGLSVRLSGSDSDDGFILRPPYSFESGEFFFISPYSLRKGDRVYITKRQAVSQFASAVASKDGLVYEKIPVDVFFSVEGKNPVVRGSLKLFGKKFETFYKASFEMADAEKRPVSISDLKKVFGKTGGTQYCLGEFSADYKEDLFLPAGLLNELRREFYSVVEKKTTEFFIPDERDIAFSKENIENYVPGKREGKKFVKTEKNEKTEKIEKCEKNDNTVKLKNFEEISVFFYADNIESVKGAVFGGCRRIYFEPDIDIRRKDAIEALLASLKKASEVCQKNKVSLVWKLPRIINDSYLDFAASIIENLPRYSELFLLGVMTDSFGAAYALRKKNPDLKIYGSFGLNIFNSSAVCEASSLLSGVMLSPELSERQIKVLIEKIPKDVSIETEYFVHGAFELMLSKNNLVESSVLKKTDLLHVEKSSSSNAHAKVSSIASQKTSKKESLKSSLNEPVADNSLADDSENFAYAIRDEKGGVFPLYTDSYGRTYIYNSVETCLIDSLPQIIASGLFAISIDGRRKGYNYAEMTVKSYLKGIKAVKSDSPGMYNELESLKKRLQKISSGGITGGHFKKGV, from the coding sequence TTGTTAAATGATGAGGATAACTTTCAAATTCCAGAGCTTCTTGCGCCGGCAGGCTCGATAGAGGCATTGTATGCGGGGGTATCTTCTGGCGCAGATGCAGTTTATCTCAGCGGAAGAAAATTTGGAGCAAGGCGTTTTGCAAAAAATTTCAGTGACGATGAGCTTAAATATGCGATTGAATTCTGCCATTCCCGCGGTGTTTTTGTTTATGTAACTTTAAATACTCTGATTGCCGATGACGAAATGTCTGATGCTCTTAAAGAGATGCTTTATTACTATACTATAGGAGCAGATGCTGTTCTTGTACAGGATACAGGCCTTTTGAAAGCAACATCGGAATGCATTCCAAATCTAACTCTTCATGCATCAACACAGATGACAATAACAACTACTGCCGGCGCTGTATGGGCGTGCAGAAAAAAATTACAAAGAGTTGTTCTTGCACGCGAATTATCAGCAGATGAAGTGACATCTATAAAGAAAAATTCGTTTGAATGCAGTCCTGAACTAGAGATATTTGCTCACGGGGCGCTCTGTTATTGTTATTCGGGCCAGTGCTTTTTTTCATCGTTTCTTGGAGGACGAAGTGGAAACCGCGGAATGTGTGCACAGCCCTGCAGAAAAAAGTACATGCTGATGTCCGGAAAAAGAGATAAATTCTCAGGATTTCAGGATTTGGTAAATGTTCCGGCAAAAGGAGAATATCTTCTCTCCCCGCGTGATCTATGTCTTTACGACAGGCTGGATGAAGCAGTTCTTTCACATGTAAAATCCTTAAAAATAGAAGGCCGGATGAAGTCTGCCGATTATGTTGCACTTTCTGTTTCGGTTTATAGAAAAGCGCTTGATGAGATAAAATCAGGCAGATGGGAAAAAAGTCCTGTGGAAAAGGAGAAGCTGAATTTTGCATACAACAGGCTTTTTTCTGTCGGGTATCTCCTTGGACAGACAGGCTCTTTTCTTATGTCATATGACAGACCTGACAACAGAGGGGTTTTTCTTGGCACAGTTGTGTCCTGCAATAAAAAAACAAAGAGAACGCATCTAAAATTAAACGGATCACTTGAGCCGCAGACTGGAGACGGACTTTCTGTCAGACTTTCCGGAAGCGATAGTGATGACGGCTTTATTTTAAGACCTCCGTATTCTTTTGAATCAGGAGAGTTTTTCTTTATCTCGCCTTATTCTCTAAGAAAAGGCGACCGCGTTTATATCACAAAAAGGCAGGCGGTTTCTCAGTTTGCCTCCGCTGTTGCCTCCAAAGACGGCCTGGTTTATGAAAAAATTCCTGTGGATGTATTTTTTTCTGTTGAAGGTAAAAATCCGGTTGTGAGAGGCTCTTTGAAGCTTTTTGGAAAAAAATTTGAAACATTCTATAAAGCTTCGTTTGAAATGGCAGATGCTGAAAAAAGACCTGTTTCAATATCAGACTTAAAAAAAGTTTTTGGGAAAACAGGAGGCACTCAGTACTGTTTAGGGGAATTCAGCGCTGATTACAAAGAAGATCTTTTTTTGCCTGCCGGACTTTTAAATGAGCTTCGAAGGGAATTTTATTCGGTTGTTGAAAAAAAGACAACTGAATTTTTTATTCCTGACGAGAGGGACATTGCTTTTTCAAAAGAAAATATTGAAAACTATGTTCCTGGTAAAAGAGAAGGCAAAAAATTTGTGAAAACTGAAAAAAATGAGAAAACTGAAAAAATTGAGAAATGTGAAAAAAATGATAATACTGTAAAATTAAAAAATTTTGAAGAGATATCTGTTTTCTTTTATGCAGACAATATAGAATCTGTAAAAGGAGCTGTTTTTGGAGGATGCAGGAGGATTTACTTCGAACCGGATATTGACATAAGAAGAAAAGATGCTATTGAAGCCTTACTTGCATCGCTTAAGAAAGCATCAGAAGTCTGCCAAAAAAACAAGGTCTCACTGGTCTGGAAACTTCCGCGAATTATAAATGACTCTTATCTTGATTTTGCAGCGTCGATTATTGAAAATCTGCCCCGGTACTCTGAACTGTTTCTTTTAGGAGTGATGACAGACAGTTTTGGTGCCGCATATGCATTGAGAAAGAAAAATCCGGATTTAAAGATATATGGCTCATTTGGACTAAATATCTTTAATTCATCAGCAGTATGTGAAGCGTCTTCTTTATTGTCAGGTGTTATGTTATCACCTGAACTTTCAGAAAGGCAGATAAAAGTACTTATTGAAAAAATCCCAAAAGATGTCTCAATTGAAACTGAATACTTTGTACATGGCGCTTTTGAGCTGATGCTTTCAAAAAACAATCTTGTTGAATCATCAGTTCTTAAAAAAACAGACCTTTTGCATGTAGAGAAATCATCTTCTTCAAATGCACATGCAAAAGTATCTTCAATAGCATCTCAAAAAACCTCCAAAAAAGAATCTCTAAAATCCTCTCTAAATGAACCTGTTGCAGACAATTCTCTGGCAGATGATTCTGAAAATTTTGCTTATGCAATCCGGGATGAAAAAGGCGGAGTATTTCCGCTTTACACCGACTCTTACGGAAGAACATACATCTATAATTCTGTTGAAACATGTCTGATAGATTCTCTTCCACAGATAATCGCATCCGGACTTTTTGCTATTTCAATAGATGGAAGAAGAAAAGGCTACAATTATGCTGAGATGACAGTGAAGTCATACCTTAAAGGAATAAAAGCTGTAAAATCAGATAGTCCCGGGATGTATAACGAGCTTGAATCTTTGAAAAAGAGGCTTCAGAAGATTTCATCCGGTGGCATAACAGGAGGACATTTCAAAAAAGGTGTTTGA
- a CDS encoding LEA type 2 family protein, whose amino-acid sequence MTRDLRNYCNRKNIFVAAVFTTAILSAFLVFAYINGDIISTPAITFEDVEISDISFNETHFNVILIIDNKNLVGGTIKNLSFDIIWDNEGEKTVIAHGEKDTLNIYGNQKTKTEIPILFYNKNIIPLATGTITQKSLNITVRGNADFEFLFFKINVPFKKTQIIDTNLKNIIQGILKFIA is encoded by the coding sequence GTGACCCGTGATCTTCGAAATTACTGCAACAGAAAAAATATCTTTGTTGCCGCGGTTTTTACTACGGCAATATTATCAGCTTTTCTTGTATTTGCATACATAAATGGAGATATTATTTCAACACCAGCAATTACTTTTGAAGACGTTGAAATATCAGATATTTCTTTTAATGAAACACATTTTAATGTTATTTTGATAATTGACAATAAAAACCTTGTTGGAGGAACAATCAAAAATCTGTCTTTTGATATCATCTGGGACAATGAAGGTGAGAAAACAGTCATTGCTCATGGCGAAAAAGACACCCTAAATATCTATGGGAATCAAAAAACAAAAACCGAGATTCCCATATTGTTTTACAATAAAAATATAATTCCTCTTGCGACCGGAACCATCACACAAAAAAGCCTAAACATAACTGTCAGGGGAAATGCTGATTTTGAATTTTTATTCTTCAAAATAAATGTTCCTTTTAAAAAAACACAGATTATTGATACCAATTTGAAAAATATAATACAGGGTATTCTAAAATTTATCGCTTAA
- a CDS encoding aldo/keto reductase produces the protein MLYRKNPKTGDKLSAIGFGAMRLPTDEKGAIDEQTASDMLSYAIENGLNYIDTGYDYHNGESEAFLGRALSKNGLRDKVYLATKLPSWHVESREDMEKILDEQLKRLQTDNIDYYLLIALSKTRWKKLFDLGVLSFLDEAKKQGKIKHAGFSFHGDFELFTKIIDSYDWDICQMQYNYLDDNFQAGTKGLEYAFQKGIGVVAMTPLRGGHLADKIPADVKELFSEADKNRTPADWGYRWVLNRPEITVVLSGMSSPKHVIDNIKTASGTEPLSMAYTELELVSHIAGVLRKQMKVNCTNCGYCMPCPEGVDIMACITHYNNSFLFNDFETANFYYHSMLGKESNGTGSASLCIKCKKCNEMCPQGIDICKVLAEISDYFGDTG, from the coding sequence ATGCTGTACAGAAAAAACCCAAAAACAGGGGATAAACTCTCTGCAATAGGTTTCGGCGCAATGCGTCTTCCAACAGATGAAAAAGGAGCAATAGATGAACAAACTGCCTCAGATATGCTTTCTTATGCAATCGAAAACGGTCTGAATTATATTGATACAGGGTATGATTACCACAACGGTGAAAGTGAGGCTTTTTTAGGACGCGCCCTTTCTAAAAATGGTCTTCGTGACAAGGTGTATCTTGCAACCAAACTCCCCTCATGGCATGTTGAATCAAGAGAGGATATGGAAAAAATCCTTGACGAACAGTTAAAACGTCTTCAGACGGACAATATTGATTACTATCTTTTAATCGCTCTTTCAAAGACAAGATGGAAAAAACTCTTTGATTTAGGCGTTCTTTCATTTCTTGACGAAGCAAAAAAACAGGGAAAAATAAAGCATGCAGGCTTTTCATTTCACGGCGATTTTGAACTTTTTACAAAGATAATTGACTCCTATGACTGGGATATATGCCAGATGCAATACAACTATCTTGATGATAATTTCCAGGCAGGAACAAAAGGACTTGAATATGCTTTCCAAAAAGGCATAGGCGTTGTTGCAATGACACCTCTTCGCGGAGGACACCTTGCAGACAAAATACCGGCAGATGTTAAGGAACTCTTTTCAGAAGCTGATAAAAACCGCACTCCTGCGGACTGGGGTTACAGGTGGGTTTTAAACAGACCGGAAATCACAGTTGTTCTAAGTGGCATGAGCAGTCCAAAGCATGTTATTGACAACATAAAAACAGCTTCCGGGACTGAGCCTTTGTCAATGGCATACACAGAACTTGAACTTGTTTCACATATTGCAGGCGTACTTCGAAAACAAATGAAAGTCAACTGCACAAACTGCGGCTATTGCATGCCCTGTCCTGAAGGAGTCGATATTATGGCATGCATTACACATTACAATAATTCTTTTCTTTTTAATGATTTTGAGACTGCAAATTTCTATTATCACTCAATGCTTGGAAAAGAGTCAAACGGCACAGGCTCTGCATCGCTTTGCATCAAATGCAAAAAATGCAATGAAATGTGCCCACAGGGTATTGATATTTGTAAAGTACTTGCAGAAATCTCAGATTATTTTGGAGATACCGGTTAA
- a CDS encoding HEAT repeat domain-containing protein, which produces MAFFDQKDNSNAENSIESELKELMLSLGSKDWQIRQNAAIRLTEIGKPAIVHLLKALDSDNSLIQTGAAEVLGTYGEAALPTLLKLVTTGKERVRDGAARAIGQNGDRALAPLKEAIKDKNYRARRGAALSLGYLGYLGPEIEELLISVLDDDEDAVREQAAKSLENINWKPKRKSHMALFFNAKNDLNSLVKLDSEAIPVLKKEIVSKNIEKKKNIASILARIKDDQASVLLLKLLEDCDPQVRQKAVEAAGDRGDKRLVPYLIKALEDSDSYVRMEAAWALDKTGWRPVNDLQKARYLVIKEKWTELLQMREKALPVLIELLKDNNPSVRLKSTEVLRAMGNLGYSAINEALKSEDKELKRGATEAAAHIKKKNSETASVKTTRKPSTPDEEVEEQIKRQKASMAAKSTVKEDFWANLMRRNGLDEERILRFSKALSDENEIIRAAAVESLKNAGKAGTECMIILLSDKKNNVKIAAIESLGDIKAQKAAPYLVKLTKDKNENIRSATAHSLGQISEPKTLPTLISLFSDNAPQVRRTASDSVAKFNKIALPLLKNTFLEQDMTVRMTAIRTISRINNPASISLCVRMLNDSEYDVRECAVKALRALSENLFNSLIDESQRILIQGTVMEKSGMISVLSGIDDLGAKKALKNFESDSDDTIKNRAISALKGESQDTRVRPKKPQTSKKLQPKQGTSKAREVPAEIKLVISELKSPDNEIQMKAAEKVFLIGDDMIDPLIDSLNYNNSEYQNFAAELITGLGDKAIKSLINILKTGNLDLKIIAAQNLGKIPEKITIDALGEVLFKEPDNTVRKVAAESLGFMGDKRSLEALIHAAGEVNPEVKGAAIRSLGYIEDKKAVKPLIKALSDDNHDIWQTTIEALRNHGPEAIEALTEVLNNTSDSSSKTKIAQALDELNWVPETEESIAYYLIAKKQWEELERIGKPAIKPLIEALPESDSETGLFIVTTIANIGGNESILPLAKALCNKSTKVRKKAEEAILLFGKDAVPVLEKIVSNARDPTERTFTMNLIRKIEN; this is translated from the coding sequence ATGGCCTTTTTCGATCAAAAAGACAACAGTAATGCCGAAAACAGCATTGAAAGCGAACTTAAAGAGCTAATGCTTTCTCTTGGCTCAAAAGACTGGCAGATTCGTCAAAATGCGGCAATACGTCTTACAGAAATTGGAAAACCTGCAATTGTCCATCTTCTAAAAGCGCTTGATTCTGACAACTCTCTTATACAGACAGGCGCGGCTGAAGTTTTGGGAACATATGGTGAAGCGGCACTTCCTACTCTTTTAAAGCTTGTTACAACAGGAAAAGAGCGTGTGCGTGACGGTGCGGCACGTGCAATAGGACAAAACGGCGACAGGGCACTTGCACCACTAAAAGAAGCAATAAAAGATAAAAATTACAGGGCAAGAAGAGGTGCGGCTTTATCTTTAGGCTATCTTGGCTATCTCGGACCTGAAATCGAAGAACTTTTAATCAGCGTTTTGGACGATGATGAAGATGCTGTAAGAGAACAGGCCGCAAAATCCCTTGAAAACATCAACTGGAAGCCAAAGAGAAAAAGCCACATGGCACTTTTCTTCAATGCCAAAAACGATCTAAACTCCCTTGTAAAACTGGACTCGGAAGCAATACCTGTTCTTAAAAAAGAAATTGTTTCCAAAAACATTGAGAAGAAGAAAAATATCGCCTCAATCCTTGCAAGAATCAAAGATGACCAGGCTTCAGTGCTTCTCTTAAAACTTCTTGAAGATTGCGATCCTCAGGTAAGACAAAAAGCTGTTGAAGCAGCCGGTGACAGAGGCGATAAGAGGCTTGTTCCGTACCTTATAAAAGCACTTGAAGACTCAGATTCATATGTCAGAATGGAAGCGGCATGGGCGCTTGATAAAACCGGCTGGAGACCTGTAAATGACCTTCAAAAAGCAAGGTATCTGGTAATTAAAGAGAAATGGACTGAGCTTTTGCAGATGAGAGAAAAAGCTCTTCCTGTCTTAATTGAGCTTTTAAAGGACAATAATCCAAGTGTGAGACTAAAATCAACCGAAGTCCTTCGTGCGATGGGAAATCTTGGATATTCTGCAATAAACGAGGCATTAAAAAGCGAGGATAAAGAGCTCAAACGCGGCGCAACAGAAGCGGCGGCTCACATAAAGAAGAAAAATTCAGAGACTGCATCTGTAAAAACTACCAGGAAACCATCTACTCCAGATGAAGAGGTTGAAGAACAGATTAAACGCCAAAAAGCGTCTATGGCCGCAAAAAGCACGGTCAAAGAAGATTTCTGGGCAAATCTGATGAGAAGAAACGGTCTTGACGAAGAAAGAATTTTAAGATTTTCAAAAGCACTTTCTGACGAGAACGAAATCATAAGAGCAGCCGCTGTTGAAAGCCTTAAAAATGCAGGAAAGGCCGGAACAGAATGCATGATAATTCTTCTTTCTGACAAAAAGAACAATGTCAAAATTGCTGCAATTGAATCACTTGGGGATATTAAGGCTCAAAAAGCCGCACCTTATCTTGTCAAATTAACAAAGGACAAAAATGAAAATATCAGGTCAGCTACAGCCCATTCACTTGGCCAGATTAGTGAGCCAAAAACACTACCTACATTAATATCTCTCTTCTCAGATAATGCTCCGCAGGTCAGAAGAACGGCATCTGATTCTGTTGCAAAATTCAATAAAATTGCACTGCCTCTTTTGAAAAACACATTCTTAGAACAGGACATGACAGTCAGGATGACTGCAATCAGAACTATCAGCAGAATAAATAACCCCGCTTCAATATCACTTTGTGTCAGAATGCTCAACGACTCAGAGTACGATGTCCGTGAATGTGCAGTAAAGGCACTTAGAGCATTAAGCGAAAACCTGTTCAATTCCCTTATTGATGAATCACAAAGAATTCTGATTCAGGGAACAGTTATGGAAAAATCCGGGATGATTTCAGTTCTTTCAGGAATTGATGATCTCGGTGCAAAAAAAGCACTTAAAAATTTTGAATCAGACAGTGATGATACTATAAAGAACCGTGCAATAAGTGCGCTTAAAGGAGAAAGTCAGGATACACGAGTCAGACCTAAAAAGCCACAGACATCAAAGAAACTTCAGCCAAAACAAGGTACATCCAAAGCCCGTGAGGTACCTGCAGAAATAAAACTGGTAATATCAGAACTTAAAAGCCCGGATAATGAGATACAGATGAAAGCGGCAGAAAAAGTCTTTCTCATTGGCGATGATATGATAGATCCTTTGATAGATTCGTTAAACTACAATAACAGCGAATACCAGAATTTTGCGGCTGAACTTATAACAGGCCTTGGAGACAAGGCAATAAAATCTCTTATAAATATTTTAAAGACCGGAAATCTTGATTTAAAGATAATAGCGGCACAAAACCTGGGTAAAATACCTGAAAAAATTACAATTGACGCATTAGGTGAAGTTCTGTTTAAAGAACCTGATAATACTGTAAGGAAAGTTGCGGCTGAATCACTCGGATTTATGGGCGATAAGAGATCTCTTGAAGCACTTATTCATGCGGCAGGAGAAGTAAACCCTGAAGTTAAAGGTGCGGCTATAAGATCCCTTGGATACATTGAGGATAAAAAAGCTGTAAAACCATTGATAAAGGCTTTATCAGATGACAATCATGACATCTGGCAGACAACTATTGAAGCTTTAAGAAACCATGGCCCTGAGGCAATAGAGGCACTTACAGAAGTTTTGAATAATACGAGTGATTCCTCCTCAAAGACAAAAATAGCACAGGCTCTTGATGAACTTAACTGGGTACCTGAGACAGAAGAAAGCATTGCATACTATCTTATTGCCAAAAAACAATGGGAAGAACTTGAAAGGATTGGAAAACCTGCAATAAAACCGCTTATAGAGGCTCTGCCTGAAAGCGATTCTGAAACAGGGCTTTTTATTGTCACAACTATCGCAAATATTGGTGGAAATGAATCAATACTGCCGCTTGCAAAGGCGTTATGTAACAAATCTACAAAGGTAAGGAAAAAAGCAGAAGAAGCAATTCTTTTATTTGGAAAAGATGCGGTTCCTGTACTTGAAAAAATTGTTTCAAATGCCCGTGATCCAACTGAGCGCACTTTTACAATGAATCTTATAAGAAAAATTGAAAACTAA